The Solea senegalensis isolate Sse05_10M linkage group LG4, IFAPA_SoseM_1, whole genome shotgun sequence genome includes a region encoding these proteins:
- the LOC122768684 gene encoding complex I assembly factor ACAD9, mitochondrial-like, which yields MIMNANRLIVLSKCVQSCQRLLACNVRHAGKKVQQVQQQRLFRTHCRQLAYAKDLFLGSLNKDEVFPYPEIGKEELDEINQLVAPVEKFFSEEVDSAKIDREAKIPEETLKGLKELGLFGLMVPEEYGGLGLSNTMYARLAEITSLDGSIAVTLAAHQAIGLKGILIAGTEAQKQKYLPKLASGEHIAAFCLTEPGSGSDAASIQTRATLSEDGKHYLINGSKIWISNGGMADIMTVFARTEVDVDGVKKDKISAFIVERAFGGITSGKPEDKLGIRGSNTCEVSFDNVPVPVENVIGEVGGGFKIAMNILNSGRFSMGSSSAGMIKKLITMTSEYAATRKQFNKSLSEFGMIQEKFAVMSLNAFIMESMAYLTAGMMDRPGLPDCSLEAAMVKVFSSERAWICVSEALQVLGGLGYTKNYPYERYLRDCRILPIFEGTNEVLRMYIALTGMQYAGKITTWKINEIKKGNVGLAIGMLVKKIMNKFSSSVDLGLTGKDGVVHPSMTESAKMLELNVTHFGWTVETLLYRFGKTIVDEQFALKRVADVLINLYAMTAVLSRASRSITIGLKNNDHEILLTNTFCSEAFFRNNYMIHQLQEHTPGNSDANIKKIAAEVLQDRSYICSHPLERIY from the exons ATGATTATGAACGCAAACAGACTTATCGTTTTGTCCAAATGTGTTCAGTCCTGTCAGCGGCTGCTCGCCTGTAACGTCAGACATGCTGGGAAAAAGGTACAGCAGGTCCAACAGCAGAGGTTGTTCAGAACTCACTGCAGGCAGCTGGCTTATGCTAAGGATTTGTTCCTGGGTTCGTTGAACAAG GATGAGGTCTTCCCTTATCCAGAAATTGGAAAAGAAGAACTGGATGAGATCAACCAGCTTGTTGCCCCAGTGGAAAAATTCTTCAGTGAGGAAG ttGACTCGGCGAAGATTGACCGTGAAGCCAAAATCCCTGAGGAGACTTTGAAGGGACTGAAAGAGCTCGGGCTGTTTGGACTCATGGTTCCAGAGGAATATG GCGGTCTTGGATTGTCCAACACCATGTATGCACGGCTGGCAGAGATCACCTCATTGGACGGCTCTATCGCTGTGACACTGGCTGCACACCAAGCCATTGGACTGAAG GGGATTCTGATCGCAGGGACTGAAGCTCAGAAGCAGAAGTATCTGCCCAAACTGGCCTCTGGAGAACACATAGCAGCCTTTTGTTTGACAGAGCCTGGAAG TGGAAGCGATGCAGCTTCCATCCAGACCCGCGCCACCCTGTCTGAAGACGGCAAACATTACCTGATCAATGGCTCCAAG ATTTGGATTTCAAATGGAGGGATGGCAGATATAATGACTGTGTTCGCCAGGACGGAGGTGGACGTAGATGGCGTTAAGAAAGATAAGATTTCAGCCTTTATTGTGGAGAGAGCTTTTGGAGGCATCACCAGTGGCAAGCCAGAGGACAAACTGGGAATCAGGGGCTCAAATA CCTGTGAAGTGTCCTTTGACAATGTCCCTGTGCCAGTAGAGAATGTGATTGGAGAAGTTGGTGGTGGATTCAAG ATTGCCATGAACATCCTGAACTCGGGGAGGTTCAGTATGGGCAGTTCATCAGCTGGGATGATCAAAAAACTCATAA CAATGACGTCCGAGTACGCAGCAACCAGGAAGCAGTTTAACAAAAGCCTGAGTGAATTTGGTATGATTCAG GAGAAGTTTGCTGTCATGTCCCTGAACGCGTTTATAATGGAGAGCATGGCGTACCTGACCGCGGGGATGATGGACAGGCCCGGGCTTCCAGACTGCTCTCTAGAGGCCGCAATGGTCAAG GTGTTCAGCTCAGAGCGGGCATGGATTTGTGTCAGTGAAGCTCTCCAGGTCCTCGGAGGTCTGGGTTATACCAAGAATTACCCGTATGAGCGCTACCTCAGGGACTGTCGCATTCTGCCCATCTTTGAG gGCACCAATGAAGTCCTGAGGATGTACATCGCTCTCACTGGAATGCAGTATGCTGGCAAAATTACCACATGGAAAATCAA TGAAATTAAGAAAGGAAACGTAGGTCTGGCTATCGGCATGTTAGTCAAGAAAATTATGAACAAGTTTTCAAGTTCGGTAGACCTTGGTCTGACAGGAAAAGATGGCGTGGTACATCCCAGCATGACA GAAAGTGCAAAGATGTTGGAGCTGAATGTCACTCATTTTGGATGGACTGTGGAGACCCTGTTGTACAGATTTGGAAAG ACGATAGTGGACGAACAGTTCGCCCTTAAGAGAGTCGCAGATGTGCTCATCAACCTCTACGCCATGACAGCTGTCCTGTCCAGAGCCAGCCGCTCCATCACCATTGGCCTCAAGAATAATGACCACGAG